A window of Gambusia affinis linkage group LG03, SWU_Gaff_1.0, whole genome shotgun sequence contains these coding sequences:
- the usp30 gene encoding ubiquitin carboxyl-terminal hydrolase 30 isoform X2, giving the protein MIKNWGLVGGIAAAIAAGLYVLWGPITERKKRKRGMVPGLLNLGNTCFLNSLLQGLAACPSFVNWLERFSGLPSIQSCKDNQLSSTLLQLLKALSSEEPGDEEVLDAGCLLDVLRLYRWHISSFEEQDAHELFHVLTSSLEEERNRQPKVTHLFDMQSLESLPDEEDKTVACISRAPLHPIPGLWKFQHPFHGRLTSNMSCKHCEIQSPVRYDSFESLSLSIPLPQWGRPLSLDQCLQHFISSETIKEVECENCTKLQQSSTRNGQVFESQRTTFVKQLKLGKLPQCLCIHLQRLTWSSEGTPIKRQEHVQFTEYLSMDRYKHNNSTQRSQRFTSTPIAIKTESLEDSTERLKANGTGAEHHNNNRPFSNGTCSSVFLLSPGLNPQLGLTYDFSSAEYLFQLTAVLVHHGDMHSGHFVTYRRSPPSPCGASPFSCQWLWVSDDSVRKASLQEVLSSNAYMLFYERARRPTIDRVVA; this is encoded by the exons ATGATAAAAAACTGGGGTCTCGTCGGAGGGATCGCGGCTGCTATTGCAGCTGGATTATACGTCCTGTGGGGCCCGATCactgagaggaagaagaggaagagag GAATGGTCCCAGGTCTGCTGAACTTGGGCAACACCTGCTTCTTGAACTCCTTGCTTCAGGGTTTGGCAGCATGTCCGTCTTTCGTCAATTGGCTGGAGAGGTTTTCAGGCCTGCCCTCGATCCAGTCATGCAAAGACAACCAGCTGTCCTCCACGCTGCTGCAGCTACTCAAAG CTCTGTCCAGTGAGGAGCCTGGAGACGAGGAGGTTTTAGATGCTGGATGCCTCCTGGATGTTCTCAGACTGTATCGCTGGCACATCAGCTCATTTGAAGAGCAG GATGCACACGAACTTTTTCACGTCCTCACGTCTTCTCTAGAGGAGGAGCGAAATCGACAACCTAAAGTCACACATTTGTTTGACATGCAGTCCCTGGAG TCTCTTCCTGACGAAGAGGACAAAACTGTGGCCTGCATTAGTCGAg ctcctcttcaTCCGATACCTGGTCTCTGGAAGTTCCAGCATCCTTTTCATGGTCGTCTAACGAGCAATATGTCGTGCAAGCACTGTGAAATTCAA AGTCCAGTACGGTACGACTCATTTGAGAGCCTCTCCTTGTCCATCCCTCTTCCTCAGTGG GGTCGGCCTCTCTCTCTAGATCAGTGTCTGCAGCATTTCATTTCGTCAGAGACAATCAAAGAGGTGGAGTGTGAAAACTGCACAAAG CTTCAACAAAGCTCGACAAGAAATGGGCAAGTTTTTGAAAGCCAGAGGACAACGTTTGTTAAACAGCTTAAACTTGGAAAG CTCCCTCAGTGCCTCTGCATCCACCTACAAAGACTGACGTGGTCCAGCGAAGGAACGCCCATCAAGCGACAGGAGCACGTCCAGTTCACGGAGTATCTATCGATGGATCGCTACAAACACAACAACTCCACGCAGAGGAGTCAGCGGTTCACATCGACTCCTATagccataaaaacagaaagtttggaGGATTCCACAGAAAGGCTAAAAGCTAATGGGACAG GTGCAGAACATCATAACAATAACAGGCCTTTCTCTAATGGAACCTGTTCTTCTGtgtttcttctctctcctgGTTTGAACCCACAGCTCGGTCTCACGTATGACTTCAG CTCCGCAGAGTATTTATTCCAGCTAACAGCGGTGTTGGTTCACCACGGTGACATGCACTCAGGACATTTTGTCACCTACCGCCGCAGCCCTCCCTCGCCCTGCGGCGCCTCACCCTTCAGCTGTCAGTGGCTCTGGGTGTCTGACGACTCTGTGCGGAAAGCCAGCCTGCAGGAGGTGCTGTCTTCCAACGCGTACATGCTCTTCTATGAGAGAGCGCGACGGCCGACGATCGATCGAGTAGTTGCCTGA
- the usp30 gene encoding ubiquitin carboxyl-terminal hydrolase 30 isoform X1 gives MDNRMLWCRPESWNKLVGEFLGTRPTIRNKMIKNWGLVGGIAAAIAAGLYVLWGPITERKKRKRGMVPGLLNLGNTCFLNSLLQGLAACPSFVNWLERFSGLPSIQSCKDNQLSSTLLQLLKALSSEEPGDEEVLDAGCLLDVLRLYRWHISSFEEQDAHELFHVLTSSLEEERNRQPKVTHLFDMQSLESLPDEEDKTVACISRAPLHPIPGLWKFQHPFHGRLTSNMSCKHCEIQSPVRYDSFESLSLSIPLPQWGRPLSLDQCLQHFISSETIKEVECENCTKLQQSSTRNGQVFESQRTTFVKQLKLGKLPQCLCIHLQRLTWSSEGTPIKRQEHVQFTEYLSMDRYKHNNSTQRSQRFTSTPIAIKTESLEDSTERLKANGTGAEHHNNNRPFSNGTCSSVFLLSPGLNPQLGLTYDFSSAEYLFQLTAVLVHHGDMHSGHFVTYRRSPPSPCGASPFSCQWLWVSDDSVRKASLQEVLSSNAYMLFYERARRPTIDRVVA, from the exons ATGGACAACAGAATGTTGTGGTGCAGACCAGAAAGCTGGAATAAACTTGTGGGGGAGTTTCTTGGCACAAGGCCCACAATCAG gaaCAAGATGATAAAAAACTGGGGTCTCGTCGGAGGGATCGCGGCTGCTATTGCAGCTGGATTATACGTCCTGTGGGGCCCGATCactgagaggaagaagaggaagagag GAATGGTCCCAGGTCTGCTGAACTTGGGCAACACCTGCTTCTTGAACTCCTTGCTTCAGGGTTTGGCAGCATGTCCGTCTTTCGTCAATTGGCTGGAGAGGTTTTCAGGCCTGCCCTCGATCCAGTCATGCAAAGACAACCAGCTGTCCTCCACGCTGCTGCAGCTACTCAAAG CTCTGTCCAGTGAGGAGCCTGGAGACGAGGAGGTTTTAGATGCTGGATGCCTCCTGGATGTTCTCAGACTGTATCGCTGGCACATCAGCTCATTTGAAGAGCAG GATGCACACGAACTTTTTCACGTCCTCACGTCTTCTCTAGAGGAGGAGCGAAATCGACAACCTAAAGTCACACATTTGTTTGACATGCAGTCCCTGGAG TCTCTTCCTGACGAAGAGGACAAAACTGTGGCCTGCATTAGTCGAg ctcctcttcaTCCGATACCTGGTCTCTGGAAGTTCCAGCATCCTTTTCATGGTCGTCTAACGAGCAATATGTCGTGCAAGCACTGTGAAATTCAA AGTCCAGTACGGTACGACTCATTTGAGAGCCTCTCCTTGTCCATCCCTCTTCCTCAGTGG GGTCGGCCTCTCTCTCTAGATCAGTGTCTGCAGCATTTCATTTCGTCAGAGACAATCAAAGAGGTGGAGTGTGAAAACTGCACAAAG CTTCAACAAAGCTCGACAAGAAATGGGCAAGTTTTTGAAAGCCAGAGGACAACGTTTGTTAAACAGCTTAAACTTGGAAAG CTCCCTCAGTGCCTCTGCATCCACCTACAAAGACTGACGTGGTCCAGCGAAGGAACGCCCATCAAGCGACAGGAGCACGTCCAGTTCACGGAGTATCTATCGATGGATCGCTACAAACACAACAACTCCACGCAGAGGAGTCAGCGGTTCACATCGACTCCTATagccataaaaacagaaagtttggaGGATTCCACAGAAAGGCTAAAAGCTAATGGGACAG GTGCAGAACATCATAACAATAACAGGCCTTTCTCTAATGGAACCTGTTCTTCTGtgtttcttctctctcctgGTTTGAACCCACAGCTCGGTCTCACGTATGACTTCAG CTCCGCAGAGTATTTATTCCAGCTAACAGCGGTGTTGGTTCACCACGGTGACATGCACTCAGGACATTTTGTCACCTACCGCCGCAGCCCTCCCTCGCCCTGCGGCGCCTCACCCTTCAGCTGTCAGTGGCTCTGGGTGTCTGACGACTCTGTGCGGAAAGCCAGCCTGCAGGAGGTGCTGTCTTCCAACGCGTACATGCTCTTCTATGAGAGAGCGCGACGGCCGACGATCGATCGAGTAGTTGCCTGA